One Littorina saxatilis isolate snail1 linkage group LG1, US_GU_Lsax_2.0, whole genome shotgun sequence genomic window carries:
- the LOC138966834 gene encoding protein unc-93 homolog A-like encodes MNIGVLILTSLWRPDGDESSQLLLYTAMWGIVDGTIQSQVQAVVGRYAREERETAMTAFRVMQGVGLVASFLISLFTRNLMTSLYVALPLHVLGFLGLILTTNEVSQRERSVQEMEASPQYSPQCSPTHGAHENSVHGEYCDISGEV; translated from the exons ATGAACATTGGTGTGCTGATTCTGACGTCATTATGGCGGCCGGATGGTGACGAGTCATCGCAGCTGCTGCTGTACACCGCCATGTGGGGCATTGTGGATGGCACTATCCAGTCACAGGTCCAAG CTGTGGTGGGACGCTACGCCCgcgaggagagagagaccgCCATGACGGCATTCCGAGTCATGCAAGGCGTGGGCCTCGTCGCCAGTTTCCTCATCTCGCTCTTCACGCGCAACTTGATGACGTCACTCTACGTGGCGCTGCCCCTGCACGTGCTGGGGTTTCTGGGCCTCATACTGACCACAAATGAGGTATCCCAGCGCGAGCGGTCAGTCCAGGAGATGGAGGCCTCGCCGCAGTACTCACCACAGTGCTCACCCACTCACGGCGCTCACGAGAACAGTGTGCACGGCGAGTATTGTGACATCAGTGGAGAGGTGTAG